DNA sequence from the Methanofollis formosanus genome:
CGCCGGGGAAGACTGCGGGCGGCTCGACAATGTCGTTCTCACCGACATCGCCCCGGTGATCTCGTTTGCCCCGGCCACGGCGACGGTCGCCGCCGGGACCGAGCGCGAGGTCGCCATCGTCGCCGACCACTTCCCTGACGGCCTGAAGAACTATTCGATTACCGTCACCCTCGAGAACGACCGTGCCCGGATCACCGGCGTCGACGTCGCCTCCATGACCGGCGCATCCTCACCGTCCGGCCTGCCCGGCACCACCGTCACGTTCTCCGCGAGCGACGACGGCAACACCGTCGAGGCAGGTGCGGAGAACGTCCTCCTCGCCACCCTGAAGGTCAGGGGCCTCACCGACGGCACGGCCGGGATCACGGTCGGCGACGTCGTGGTCTACACAGACAGCGGCGAAGAAACCAGTGTGATCTGCACGCCGGGCACCATCGACGTCGTCGGGCTCTCGCCCCTCCCCGGATGTGTCAACATACCCGGCGACGATGACGGCGACGGCCTCTTCGAGGACGTGAACGGCGACGGCACCCTGGACACCGACGATGTCGGGGCCTACTTCGAACACTTCGAGAGCATCTTCTCGCAAAAGAACCCGCGGGTCTTCGACTACAACGGCAACGGCCGGATCGACTTCGACGATGTCGTGACGGTCCACCGCTCCATGGAGACCGACCGAGCATGAGACAGGTGGCTTGAGTTATGAATACCAGCATACTGAAAGGTCTGGCAGGCGCACTCCTCTGCGCCTGCCTGCTCCTCTGGGCCGCGGCCCCGGCAGCCTCCGCACTGGAGGTGACCGAGGCGCCGCTCAACCCGGAGTTTGTGAAATATCTTGAGGAGCAAGAGGCACCGGCCGACCGCATGATGACGGCCGCGGCCGCTTCAATCGAAGAAGGCGAAAGCACAGACGAGATCTGCGGCGAGATCCCCTCGCCGGTGACCGTCGCCTGGCCCGAGGGCAGCGAGGTGCAGACCACCTCGGCCTTCAAGCCCGCCCCCTCTGAGAGCCGTTATGACCTTCGCGACGAGGGCCGGGTCGGGTCGGTGAAGGACCAGGGACACTGCGGGAGCTGCTGGTCGTTTGCGGCCATCGGTTCCCTGGAGTCCACCCTCCTCCCTGGAGAGGTCTGGGACTTCTCCGAGAACAACCTGAAAAACACCCACGGCCTGGACTATACCCACGTCGAGGGTGGGAACGCCTATATGGCCACCGCCTACTTCTCCCGCTGGTCGGGCCCGGTGAACGAGTCCGACGATCCCTACAGCGAGGTCTCGGGCGTCTCCCCCACCGGCCTCACCGTCCGGAAGCATGTCCAGGACGTGGACTTCCTCCCGGTGCGGAAAGACCGTTCCAATGTCACCCTGATCAAGCAGGCGGTCAAGGAGTACGGCGGGGTCTACTCCTCGATGTACTGGTCGAACGGTTTCTACGACGAGGGGCATGCGAGTTACTATGACCCCTGGCTCGTCGGCGGCGGCCACGCCGTCCTGATCGTGGGCTGGGACGACACCTACAGCAAAGAGAACTTCACCTTCACCCCGCCGGGCGACGGTGCGTTCATCGTGAGGAACTCCTGGAACACCGACTGGGGCGACGACGGCTACTTCTACCAGTCGTACTATGACGCCGACCGCGGCTGCAAGGCGGTCTTCACCGCAGAAGATACCGACAACTACCGCGACGTCTACTTCCACGACCCGCTGGGCTGGACCTCGGCGGTCGGGCTGGGGAGCGAGACGGCGTACGCCGCCAACGTCTTCACCGCCACCTCGGGCAACAGCCTGGGTGCGGTCGGGTTCTTCACCCCGGCCCCGAACGCCGCCTACGAGGTCTCGGTCTACGTCGACCCGACCGACGGCCCCCTCTCGGCGGACGGGCCGGTGACGACCATCTCCGGCACGCAGGTCCTGCCCGGCTACCACACCCACCCACTCGCAACGCCGGTGCCCCTGAAACCGGGTCAGAAGTTCTCGGTGGTCGTCAAGCTCACGACGCCCGGCTACTACCAGCCGCTGGCGGTTGAGAAACCGATCGCCGGGTTCTCGACCGGCGCAAAGGCGTCGGCCGGCGAGAGTTATGTCAGCGCCGACGGCGTCGAGTGGGACGACCTCACGACCAGAATGCCCAACACCAACGTCTGTCTGAAGGCCTACTCCGTCTACGAGGAGCCGAAACTCTCGTTCAGTACCGCCCATTCATCTGTGAATGCAGGTGACGAGACCGAAGTCCCCATCACCATGAGCCGCGCCCCCTGGGGTCTTGCCGGTTACGAGATCGACGTCTCGGTCGCCGACCCAGAGGTCGCCACGATCACCGGCGCCTCCTACCCGGCCTGGGCGACGCTCAACCTCTCGCGCGAGACCGACGACGGTCTCATGATGCGGGCGGTCGACCTCGACGACGCCGTCCATGCAGGCGACGAGAACGTCGCCCTCGGCACGGTCAGGGTGAAAGGCCTCATCGGCGGAGCATCGGACCTGGAGATCGCCGTGCGGCAGATCGACGCCGACGGCGGCGACCTGGTCACCACCACGGCGAACACGAGCAGCGTTACGGTCGCCCCCGCCGGCGACAGAGAGCAGGCCGAGAAGGCGAAGCTTGACGTGCCCGGATGCACCTTCGCCGGCAGGAACGTCTCGGTGAAGAACTCCGGAGATGTCCAGGTATCCGGGGACAGGAAGAGCATCAAAGTCTCCGGGAACTCCTTCGACCTGACGATCAGGACCACCGGAGAAGTGACCGAGGAGGACGGCATCTTCAACGGCACGGTCGAGCGCGTCGTCCTCCAGACCAGAGCGCTCGCGGTCAGGTCAGAAGGGGCCGGCGAGGTCCGCGGCTCGGTGATGGCAGATCTTACCGGCGTGCCCCAGGGTGCGGCCGTCACCACGGCCCTGAGGAACGAGGCCGGGGCCGGGACAATGGACATCTTCGAGCGTGCGGCCGGAGAAGAGGGACTGACGATCGACGCCTTTGCGGCGTCCCTTGAGGTCCGGACCGCCAACCTCAACGACGGCGAGGAGATCACCGGCGCCACGGTGCTGATGAGCGCCCCGACCGCGTGGGTGGAGGCGCACGGCGGCGCAGAGAACGTCACGGTCATCCGCTGCAACGACGGAAAGGCAACACTTCTCCAGACTCGTGTCCAGGTGACCGAAGGCGGTATGACCACCTTTGCCGCCACGTCGCCTGACGGATTCTGTGAGTTCGGGCTGGTCGCCGTCTCGGCGGCACCGGTCGAACCGACACCGGTACCGACCACCGAACCGACGCCAGTGCCGACGACTACCGAGCCAACACCGGCACCTACAACCACCGAACCCGCCCATGTCTCCTCACAGAGCAGCGGCGGCAGCAGTCAGTCGGACACTGCGGTCGGCGCGGCAGATTCCCTCCGTGCGGGAGAAAACGTCACCCTGACGATGCGCACCACGCCGGTCACGGCGGTCACGCTCAGGACGAAAGAAGACATCGACGGCCTCATGCTCTCGGTGAAGAAGGCCACGCTCCCGTCGGCGGCCGACGCCCCTGAAGATGCGGTCTACGCCTACGTGGAGGCAACCCTGTATCGCACGACCGAAGACCGCCTCTCCGGCGAGACCATCGCCTTCGCCGTGCCCACGGCATGGATGAAAGCGCACTCCTGCACGGCCGACGACATCGGGCTCTTCAGGTACGTCGACGGTGCATGGAAGCCTCTCGAGACGGTATTCACCGGTGAGAACGGCGGCATTGCATACTTTGCTGCGGAAAGCGACGGTTTCTCCACCTTCGCCATCGCCGCAACCGCGGGGACGCCCGAGACACCGGCACCGACCGTGACCTCGGCAAGCGCCGAATCAGGTGCGGTGACCCCGGCAGAGACCGATACGGTCCCGGCGACGACGACGCAGAAGTCGCCTCTGCCCCTCTGGGCCGCGGCCCTGGCGATCGGCAGTGCCGCTCTCCTGGCACGGAGACACTAAATCTTTTTTTTTGCCCTGGAGAATCGGGCATGAACCCCTGGCCCAAGCATATGGGATGAATGTTGAAATCATCCGGGTTGGTCTCTCAGCGGGGGGCGGCGATGGAACAAGGCCTCCACCAGTCCTCCTGTCTTGAAAAAGAGAGAGCAAGCGGCGAAAAATGTTCATCGCGTATGTTTGAGCCAGAGGTTCATGCCCGATTCTACAAAGTCAATCGCAGATATTTTTTGTCGGGGCGCATTATCATATTCCAGGTGAATCAGTCCATGGTACGGCTTACATGGGAGACCAGGCTCGGAATTTTTCTGGTCCTGGCAAGTGTTGCGATCTATACAGTGAAGTTCCTCATCCTCGGAACCCCGGAGAACACCTATTACTATATCTTCAATGCCCTGGGTTTTCTCCCGATCAACGTCCTGCTCGTCACGCTCATCTTGAACCAGCTCCTCACGGTGCGGGCGAAGCGGGACAAACTCCAGAAACTGAATATGGTCATCGGAACCTTCTTCTCTGAAGTCGGGACCAGTCTGCTGGTCAGACTCTCGGACCGCGACGCCGGCCTGAACGCGATCCGGTGCGACCTGGTGGTGCGGGACGACTGGTCTGAGAAGGAGTTCGACGAGGTCAGGGCCTGCATCACCGACCACACCTATCAGGTGACGGTGGACGCCGGGGAACTCGGTGAGATCCGGTCGTTT
Encoded proteins:
- a CDS encoding lectin like domain-containing protein, which produces MNTSILKGLAGALLCACLLLWAAAPAASALEVTEAPLNPEFVKYLEEQEAPADRMMTAAAASIEEGESTDEICGEIPSPVTVAWPEGSEVQTTSAFKPAPSESRYDLRDEGRVGSVKDQGHCGSCWSFAAIGSLESTLLPGEVWDFSENNLKNTHGLDYTHVEGGNAYMATAYFSRWSGPVNESDDPYSEVSGVSPTGLTVRKHVQDVDFLPVRKDRSNVTLIKQAVKEYGGVYSSMYWSNGFYDEGHASYYDPWLVGGGHAVLIVGWDDTYSKENFTFTPPGDGAFIVRNSWNTDWGDDGYFYQSYYDADRGCKAVFTAEDTDNYRDVYFHDPLGWTSAVGLGSETAYAANVFTATSGNSLGAVGFFTPAPNAAYEVSVYVDPTDGPLSADGPVTTISGTQVLPGYHTHPLATPVPLKPGQKFSVVVKLTTPGYYQPLAVEKPIAGFSTGAKASAGESYVSADGVEWDDLTTRMPNTNVCLKAYSVYEEPKLSFSTAHSSVNAGDETEVPITMSRAPWGLAGYEIDVSVADPEVATITGASYPAWATLNLSRETDDGLMMRAVDLDDAVHAGDENVALGTVRVKGLIGGASDLEIAVRQIDADGGDLVTTTANTSSVTVAPAGDREQAEKAKLDVPGCTFAGRNVSVKNSGDVQVSGDRKSIKVSGNSFDLTIRTTGEVTEEDGIFNGTVERVVLQTRALAVRSEGAGEVRGSVMADLTGVPQGAAVTTALRNEAGAGTMDIFERAAGEEGLTIDAFAASLEVRTANLNDGEEITGATVLMSAPTAWVEAHGGAENVTVIRCNDGKATLLQTRVQVTEGGMTTFAATSPDGFCEFGLVAVSAAPVEPTPVPTTEPTPVPTTTEPTPAPTTTEPAHVSSQSSGGSSQSDTAVGAADSLRAGENVTLTMRTTPVTAVTLRTKEDIDGLMLSVKKATLPSAADAPEDAVYAYVEATLYRTTEDRLSGETIAFAVPTAWMKAHSCTADDIGLFRYVDGAWKPLETVFTGENGGIAYFAAESDGFSTFAIAATAGTPETPAPTVTSASAESGAVTPAETDTVPATTTQKSPLPLWAAALAIGSAALLARRH